A genomic segment from Cyanobium sp. NIES-981 encodes:
- a CDS encoding DUF6737 family protein, which yields MADLPSIWALKPWWCQPWSILLTGASAPVVSWLLLQRWWVTAPAVVAVLLWWWLFLVMVPNAYRHSQQSAGTPGEGGAEG from the coding sequence ATGGCTGACCTCCCGTCGATCTGGGCGCTCAAGCCCTGGTGGTGTCAGCCCTGGAGCATCCTGCTCACCGGCGCCTCTGCTCCGGTTGTCTCCTGGCTGCTGCTGCAGCGCTGGTGGGTGACCGCACCGGCCGTGGTGGCGGTTCTCCTGTGGTGGTGGCTGTTTCTTGTGATGGTGCCGAACGCCTACCGCCATTCGCAGCAGTCAGCCGGAACTCCCGGCGAAGGCGGGGCTGAGGGCTAA
- the mfd gene encoding transcription-repair coupling factor, with translation MPLAALVRQLQQAPLTGEVLERSHRGERLRLSGAGRAARALISSALAGAAQAPLLVVVPTLEEAGRWAALLELMGWSSSQLYPTSEGSPYEGFDPTSEITWGQLQVLGELLDRGGATPSQDRLAIVATERALQPHLPPPDALRAQCLSLRKGQSIDLEQLAASLTRLGYTRVATIDQEGTWSRRGDIVDVFPVSAELPVRLEFFGEDLEKLREFDPTTQRSLDATDVVRLTPTGYAPLIAEALRESMPDALEQLLRPEALEQLLEGGTPEGLRRLMGLAWAEPASLLDYLPASAVIAVDERRHCLAHGQQWFEHAGEHHADVARELGAAPPAVLHRPASEALAAVEAFPGFDLAELHESDSHPNSFDLAARPVPAHPNAFGRLAALIKGFQQEKARVWLLSAQPSRAVALLEEHDCITRFVPNPADGPAIDRLIEQNTPVALKVRGTVELEGLQLPAWKLVLITDREFFGQHALAASGYVRRRRKAASRTVDPGKMQPGDYVVHRNHGIGRFLKLEKLAIAGEERDYLVVQYADGLLRVAADQLGSLGRYRATSDSPPDLNRMGGTAWSKAKERVRKAVRKVALDLVKLYAERHRAPGFPFPPDGPWQNELEDSFPYEPTPDQVKAIAEVKRDMEQPQPMDRLVCGDVGFGKTEVAIRAIFKAVTAGRQVAMLAPTTVLAQQHWRSLSERFAPYPVKVSLLNRFRTAAERRVIQEGLAAGTVDVVVGTHQLLGKGTSFKQLGLLVVDEEQRFGVNQKEKIKALRKDVDVLTLSATPIPRTLYMSLSGVREMSLITTPPPLRRPIKTHLAALDEEAVRSAIRQELDRGGQIFYVVPRVEGIEEVAEQLRQMLPGLRLLVAHGQMAEGELESAMVAFNAGEADLMLCTTIVESGLDIPRVNTILIEDAHRFGLAQLYQLRGRVGRSGVQAHAWLFYPGDASLSEAARQRLRAIQEFAQLGSGYQLAMRDMEIRGVGNLLGVEQSGQMEAIGFDLYMEMLQESLAEIQGQDIPKVDDTQIDLPITAFIPGDWITENDEKMAAYRAAADCASKEALVELAAGWVDRYGAIPAPVTALLQLMELKLVARRCGFSRIKPEKPNIVLETPMEEPAFRLLRQGLPQHLHGRLVYQAGSGSTAKVLARGLGVLPMERQLEELMGWLNQMADQIPGADGLTQAQRAEAQTTRNAEVLRV, from the coding sequence ATGCCCCTCGCCGCCCTGGTGCGCCAGCTGCAGCAGGCCCCCCTGACCGGTGAGGTGCTGGAGCGCAGCCATCGGGGTGAGCGCCTGCGGCTGAGCGGCGCCGGCCGCGCCGCCCGGGCCCTGATCAGCAGTGCCCTGGCCGGAGCCGCCCAGGCCCCGCTGCTGGTGGTGGTGCCCACCCTGGAGGAGGCCGGGCGCTGGGCGGCGCTGCTGGAGCTGATGGGCTGGAGCAGCAGCCAGCTCTATCCCACCAGCGAGGGCAGCCCCTATGAGGGCTTCGATCCCACCAGCGAGATCACCTGGGGCCAGCTGCAGGTGCTCGGCGAACTCCTCGATCGCGGTGGTGCCACGCCATCCCAGGACCGGCTGGCGATCGTGGCCACCGAACGGGCCCTTCAACCCCACCTGCCCCCACCGGATGCGCTCAGGGCCCAGTGCCTCAGCCTGCGCAAGGGCCAGAGCATCGATCTGGAGCAGCTCGCCGCCAGCCTCACCCGGCTGGGGTACACCCGCGTAGCGACGATCGACCAGGAGGGCACCTGGAGCCGCCGCGGCGACATCGTGGACGTGTTCCCGGTGAGCGCCGAACTGCCGGTGCGGCTGGAGTTCTTCGGCGAGGACCTCGAGAAGCTGCGGGAATTCGATCCCACCACCCAGCGCTCCCTCGATGCCACCGACGTGGTGCGCCTCACCCCCACCGGCTACGCCCCCCTGATCGCCGAGGCGCTGCGGGAGTCGATGCCCGACGCGCTGGAGCAGCTGCTCCGCCCCGAGGCCCTGGAACAGCTGCTGGAGGGGGGCACCCCGGAGGGGTTGCGGCGGCTGATGGGCCTGGCCTGGGCCGAACCCGCCTCCCTGCTGGACTACCTGCCGGCCTCCGCCGTGATCGCTGTGGACGAGCGGCGGCACTGCCTGGCCCATGGCCAGCAGTGGTTCGAGCATGCCGGCGAGCACCACGCCGATGTGGCCAGGGAACTGGGGGCAGCCCCGCCCGCCGTGCTGCATCGCCCCGCCAGCGAGGCCCTCGCCGCCGTGGAGGCCTTCCCGGGCTTCGATCTGGCGGAACTGCACGAGAGCGACAGCCATCCGAACAGCTTCGATCTGGCCGCGCGCCCGGTGCCGGCCCATCCGAACGCCTTCGGCAGGCTGGCCGCCCTGATCAAGGGGTTCCAGCAGGAGAAGGCGCGGGTGTGGCTGCTCTCGGCCCAGCCGTCGCGCGCCGTGGCGCTGCTGGAGGAACACGACTGCATCACCCGCTTCGTGCCCAACCCCGCCGATGGGCCGGCGATCGATCGGCTGATCGAGCAGAACACCCCGGTGGCGCTGAAGGTGCGAGGCACTGTGGAGCTGGAGGGCCTGCAGCTGCCGGCCTGGAAGCTGGTGCTGATCACCGACCGGGAGTTCTTCGGCCAGCACGCCCTGGCCGCCAGCGGCTACGTGCGCCGGCGCCGCAAGGCGGCCAGCCGCACGGTGGATCCGGGCAAGATGCAGCCGGGTGACTACGTGGTGCACCGCAACCACGGCATCGGCCGCTTCCTCAAGCTCGAGAAGCTCGCCATCGCCGGCGAGGAGCGCGACTACCTGGTGGTGCAGTACGCCGATGGGCTGCTGCGGGTCGCCGCCGACCAGCTCGGCAGCCTGGGCCGCTACCGCGCCACCAGCGACAGCCCGCCGGACCTCAACCGCATGGGCGGCACGGCCTGGAGCAAGGCCAAGGAGCGGGTCCGCAAGGCGGTGCGCAAGGTGGCTCTCGATCTGGTGAAGCTCTATGCCGAACGGCACCGGGCCCCGGGATTCCCCTTCCCCCCCGACGGCCCCTGGCAGAACGAGCTCGAAGACTCCTTCCCCTACGAGCCCACCCCCGATCAGGTGAAGGCGATCGCCGAGGTGAAGCGCGACATGGAGCAACCCCAGCCCATGGACCGGCTGGTGTGCGGCGACGTGGGCTTCGGCAAGACCGAGGTGGCCATCCGCGCCATCTTCAAGGCCGTCACCGCCGGCCGGCAGGTGGCGATGCTCGCCCCCACCACGGTGCTGGCCCAGCAGCACTGGCGCTCCCTCTCCGAGCGCTTCGCGCCCTACCCGGTGAAGGTGAGCCTGCTGAACCGCTTCCGCACCGCGGCGGAGCGCAGGGTGATCCAGGAGGGCCTGGCGGCGGGCACGGTGGACGTGGTGGTGGGCACCCACCAGCTGCTGGGCAAGGGCACCAGCTTCAAGCAGCTGGGCCTGCTGGTGGTGGACGAGGAGCAGCGCTTCGGCGTGAACCAGAAGGAGAAGATCAAGGCCCTGCGCAAGGACGTGGACGTGCTGACCCTCAGCGCCACGCCCATTCCCCGCACCCTCTACATGAGCCTGTCAGGGGTGCGGGAGATGAGCCTGATCACCACGCCGCCGCCGCTGCGCCGCCCGATCAAGACCCACCTCGCCGCCCTGGATGAGGAGGCGGTGCGCAGCGCCATCCGCCAGGAGCTCGACCGGGGGGGCCAGATCTTCTACGTGGTGCCGCGGGTGGAGGGGATCGAGGAGGTGGCCGAGCAGCTGCGGCAGATGCTGCCGGGCCTGCGGCTGCTGGTGGCCCATGGCCAGATGGCCGAAGGCGAGCTGGAGAGCGCCATGGTGGCCTTCAACGCCGGTGAGGCCGACCTGATGCTCTGCACCACGATCGTGGAGAGCGGCCTGGACATCCCCCGGGTCAACACGATCCTGATCGAGGACGCCCACAGGTTCGGCCTGGCCCAGCTGTACCAGCTGCGGGGCCGGGTGGGCCGCAGCGGCGTGCAGGCCCATGCCTGGCTCTTCTATCCGGGTGATGCCTCCCTGAGCGAGGCGGCGCGGCAGCGGCTGCGGGCGATCCAGGAGTTCGCCCAGCTGGGGTCCGGCTATCAGCTGGCGATGCGGGACATGGAGATCCGCGGCGTGGGCAACCTGCTCGGGGTGGAGCAGAGCGGCCAGATGGAGGCCATCGGCTTCGACCTCTACATGGAGATGCTGCAGGAATCGCTCGCCGAGATCCAGGGTCAGGACATCCCGAAGGTGGACGACACCCAGATCGACCTGCCGATCACCGCCTTCATCCCCGGCGACTGGATCACCGAGAACGATGAGAAGATGGCCGCCTACCGCGCCGCTGCCGACTGCGCCAGCAAGGAGGCCCTGGTGGAGCTGGCCGCTGGCTGGGTGGACCGCTACGGCGCCATCCCCGCTCCGGTGACCGCCCTGCTGCAGCTGATGGAGCTGAAACTGGTGGCCAGGCGCTGCGGCTTCTCGCGGATCAAGCCGGAGAAGCCCAACATCGTCCTGGAGACGCCGATGGAGGAGCCCGCCTTCCGGCTGCTGCGCCAGGGCCTGCCCCAGCATCTGCACGGCCGGCTGGTGTACCAGGCCGGCAGCGGCAGCACCGCCAAGGTGCTGGCCCGGGGCCTGGGGGTGCTGCCGATGGAGCGGCAGCTGGAGGAGCTGATGGGCTGGTTGAACCAGATGGCCGACCAGATCCCTGGCGCCGATGGACTCACCCAGGCCCAGCGCGCCGAGGCGCAGACCACCCGCAACGCCGAGGTGCTGAGGGTGTGA